The genome window TGTCCCTTACGGCAAGTCGACCGGCCGCTATCCGGATGGCCTCTATTGGTCTCTTTCCGTCACGCAGGGGCCCAGCGTCGCCGACCCGTCCGGTCATCCGATCGCCACGAGTTTGCAGGCGCGGCTGCTGATCGAGAATCCCACCGGATACGGCCAGAGCTTCAAGCTCTCTTCGTTCAAAATCAGGCCCGTTGAACAGCGGCAGGCGCCATGAAACGACCCAGGCGCGACGGTTTCACGCTTCTCGAGTTGCTGCTCTCGCTCACTTTGATTTCGCTGATCACGGCCTCGATCATGGGAGGCGTTCATCTCGGCCGGCGGAGTTGGGAAAACAGTCG of Methylocystis sp. SC2 contains these proteins:
- a CDS encoding type II secretion system protein, whose product is MRRQLRSRQGFSLIEALVALAILAMALGQLLNGVSGGARNHSRADFLLRAERQGASQLAALGVDGPVPYGKSTGRYPDGLYWSLSVTQGPSVADPSGHPIATSLQARLLIENPTGYGQSFKLSSFKIRPVEQRQAP